A stretch of the Octopus bimaculoides isolate UCB-OBI-ISO-001 chromosome 8, ASM119413v2, whole genome shotgun sequence genome encodes the following:
- the LOC128248588 gene encoding zinc finger protein 665-like — MGKSYLCNICGLSFCKNSYLTTHKRIHTGEKPYYCDICGKSFSQSGSLTKHKHIHAKEKAYHCDICGKSFTEGNSLTTHKRIHTGEKPYHCNICGKSFSRNDYLTNHTRIHTGEKPYRCDICGKSFPQTCRLSTHKRIHTGEKPYHCDICGKSFPQTCGLSTHKRIHTGEKPYHCDICGKSFSVNSTLTKHIRIHTGEKPYCCDICDKSFSDYSSLTAHRRIHTGEKPYNCDICGKSFSRNYHLITHKRTHTGAKPYHCDICGKSFSQNEHLISHKRIHTGEKPYHCDVCGKSFSGSNNFANHKRIHTGLKPYQCNICEKSFSVRSNLITHKRIHTGEKPYHCDICGKSFSRKYHLTTHERIHTGEKPYHCDICGKSFHAGSNLTTHKRIHTGEKPYQCDICGKSFSQSSESNTHKRIHTGAKPYQCDICGKSFSRNDQLAAHRHIHRGEKPYHCYICSKSFSRKSLLSTHECIHAGE, encoded by the coding sequence ATGGGAAAATCATATCTCTGTAATATCTGTGGTTTATCATTCTGTAAAAATAGttacttaactactcacaaacgtattcatacaggagaaaagccgtattactgtgatatttgtggtaaatcattctctcagtcGGGCAGCTTGACTAAACATAAGCACATTCATGCAAAAGAGAAagcatatcactgtgatatttgtggtaagtcCTTCACTGAAGGAAATTCCTTAACtacacacaagcgtattcatacaggtgagaaaccctatcactgtaatatctgtggtaaatcattctctaggaATGATTATTTAACTAaccacacacgtattcatacaggggagaaaccatatcgctgtgatatctgtggcaaatctttCCCACAAACGTGTCGTTTATCTAcccacaagcgtattcatacaggagagaaaccatatcactgtgatatctgtggcaaatcattcccACAAACATGTGGTTTATCTacccataaacgtattcatacaggagagaaaccatatcattgtgatatctgtggtaaatcattctctgtaaatagtaccttaactaaacacatacgtatacatacaggggagaaaccatattgctgtgatatctgtgataaatctttTTCTGATTACAGTAGCTTAACTGCACATagacgcattcatactggagagaaaccatataattgtgatatttgtggtaaatcattctctagaaattATCACTTAATtactcacaaacgcactcatacaggagctaagccatatcattgtgatatctgtggtaaatcattttcacaAAATGAGCACTTAAtttctcacaaacgtattcatactggtgagaaaccatatcattgtgatgtctgtggcaaatcattctctggaagtaaTAATTTCGCTaaccacaaacgtattcatacaggactGAAGCCTTATCAATGTAATATCTGTGAAAAGTCATTCTCTGTAAGAAGTAACCTAATTACTCACAAAcgaattcatactggagagaaaccctaccactgtgatatctgtggtaaatcattctctagaaaatATCACTTAACTACTCACgaacgcattcacacaggagagaaaccatatcactgcgatatctgtggCAAGTCATTCCATGCAGGAAgtaacttaactactcacaaacgcattcacacaggagagaaaccatatcagtgtgatatttgtggtaaatctttctctcagagTAGTGAATCaaatactcacaaacgtattcatacaggagcaaaaccatatcagtgtgatatctgtggtaagtcattctctcgaaatgatcAGTTGGctgcacacagacatattcatagaggagaaaaaccatatcactgctacatctgtagtaaatcattctctcgcaAAAGTCTCTTATCTACACATGAATGTATTCATGCAGGAGAATAA